A window of Diadema setosum chromosome 2, eeDiaSeto1, whole genome shotgun sequence contains these coding sequences:
- the LOC140241405 gene encoding EKC/KEOPS complex subunit Tprkb-like, translating into MALTSETVDLELFPGSQATLAFFEEIQNVQQLKQKLMDREIEAAMLTPKLVISPIQVLVAVNKAMHAHSNGHAKTKNVNSEIIFNLSPSSNISESFKRHAMAADDKAAVVVILNDDTEQSKLKSIAEQIAGKCVPLHHLSNHTDEELMKARYKISEAELDIGSLEDAVICKIATKDVS; encoded by the exons ATGGCACTTACGTCAGAAACTGTTGACCTTGAATTGTTCCCTGGTTCCCAAGCAACACTCGCCTTCTTCGAAGAAATTCAGAATGTTCAGCAACTCAAACAAAAGCTGATGGACAGAGAGATAGAAGCTGCAATGCTAACACCAAAACTT GTCATCAGCCCCATCCAGGTGCTGGTTGCTGTCAATAAAGCAATGCACGCCCACTCCAATGGCCACGCAAAGACGAAGAACGTCAACTCAGAGATCATCTTCAACCTGTCCCCATCAAGCAAT ATCAGTGAATCTTTCAAGAGGCATGCCATGGCAGCAGATGACAAGGCAGCTGTCGTGGTTATTCTGAATGATGATACGGAGCAGTCGAAGCTGAAGAGCATCGCGGAGCAGATTGCGGGAAAGTGTGTCCCGCTGCACCACTTATCCAACCACACTGATGAAGAGCTAATGAAAGCG AGGTACAAGATATCAGAAGCTGAATTGGACATTGGATCTCTGGAGGATGCTGTGATATGTAAGATTGCAACAAAGGATGTTTCATGA
- the LOC140241423 gene encoding peptidyl-prolyl cis-trans isomerase-like 1 translates to MSSSSGPPNVCLETSMGKITVELYWKQAPKTCHNFAELARRGYYNGVKFHRIIKDFMVQGGDPTGTGRGGNSIWGKPFQDEVTLELKHTGAGILSMANSGPNSNGSQFFLTLAPTQWLDGKHTIFGRVSAGISVLKRMGMVQTGSDDRPKVDVTILRAYPEI, encoded by the exons ATGTCTAGTAGTAGCGGACCACCAAATGTTTGCTTGGAAACAAG CATGGGGAAGATAACTGTGGAGCTGTACTGGAAACAAGCCCCCAAGACGTGCCACAACTTTGCAGAGCTGGCCAGGAGAGGTTACTACAACGGCGTCAAGTTCCACAGAATCATCAAAGACTTTATGGTACAAGGAGGAGATCCAACAGGAACAG GTCGTGGAGGGAACTCGATATGGGGAAAGCCTTTCCAGGATGAGGTAACCTTAGAGCTGAAACACACAGGGGCGGGAATCTTATCCATGGCCAACAGTGGACCCAATTCCAATGGGAGCCAGTTCTTTCTGACCCTCGCCCCAACCCAGTGGCTGGACGGCAAGCATACCATCTTTGGCCGGGTCAGCGCCGGCATCAGTGTCCTGAAGCGGATGGGAATGGTGCAGACGGGTTCGGACGACAGGCCTAAAGTGGATGTGACCATCCTTAGGGCCTATCCAGAAATATAA
- the LOC140246114 gene encoding MIF-like protein mif-2 yields MPLAVFTTNVPQKSLPSDFSQNFSRLLSELLGVDELGITIVVRAGENVIRKTSDPTGYVQFYNIPFDSIDAKRQATKKINDFVKKSLKTTQENRVFVVVHEVSAENVALEAGLVADILKQGK; encoded by the exons ATGCCACTCGCTGTGTTCACGACGAACGTCCCGCAGAAATCTCTGCCTTCGGATTTCAGTCAGAATTTCTCAAGACTACTGTCCGAACTTTTGGGAGTGGACGAATTG GGAATCACCATAGTTGTGAGAGCAGGCGAGAATGTCATTCGGAAAACCAGCGATCCCACCGGCTACGTCCAATTTTACAACATACCCTTCGATAGTATCGACGCAAAGCGACAAGCCACGAAGAAAATCAACGACTTTGTGAAGAAATCTCTGAAGACCACTCAAGAAAACAG GGTTTTCGTCGTCGTCCATGAAGTGAGTGCTGAAAACGTTGCGCTGGAAGCAGGACTTGTAGCAGACATCTTGAAGCAAGGCAAGTAA